A single region of the Halonatronomonas betaini genome encodes:
- the otsB gene encoding trehalose-phosphatase: MKNKVKYLDPLSPEKWPEKLKNNKFQLFLDYDGTLAPFNENPDKAYPIDETNQVIRDYLKTNIPVAIVTGRNALDIRNKFIKPIVPVIGLHGREFLPAEQDEPIKIGPEVKTIPDKLLKKIIEINENYPVKLEQKNNSYAIHIKNNSNLQEIIYHTLNKILINQNFNDNWEFISGRKVIELRPADWNKGNAVKKYRDSDIMAIYIGDDRTDEDVFEILSEPCINIYVKNEDKKLDTKANFYLDSPADVINFLKILMDTHL; the protein is encoded by the coding sequence ATGAAAAATAAAGTCAAATATTTAGACCCTTTATCACCTGAAAAGTGGCCAGAAAAACTTAAAAACAACAAGTTTCAATTATTTTTAGATTATGACGGCACACTGGCTCCCTTTAATGAAAACCCTGATAAGGCTTATCCAATTGATGAAACCAATCAAGTAATTAGAGATTATTTAAAAACCAATATTCCGGTGGCAATCGTCACCGGGCGTAATGCTTTAGATATAAGAAATAAGTTTATAAAACCAATAGTTCCTGTTATAGGCCTCCATGGCCGTGAGTTCCTGCCGGCAGAACAGGATGAACCAATTAAAATTGGGCCAGAGGTGAAAACCATTCCAGACAAATTACTAAAAAAGATCATTGAAATCAATGAAAATTACCCGGTTAAATTAGAGCAGAAAAATAACTCGTATGCAATTCATATAAAAAATAATTCAAACTTGCAGGAGATTATCTACCATACCTTGAATAAGATATTGATAAATCAAAATTTCAATGATAATTGGGAGTTCATTTCTGGACGAAAAGTAATTGAATTAAGACCTGCTGACTGGAATAAAGGCAATGCAGTAAAGAAGTATCGTGATTCAGATATCATGGCAATATATATCGGTGATGATAGAACTGATGAAGATGTATTTGAAATCTTATCAGAACCCTGTATTAATATTTATGTTAAAAATGAAGATAAAAAGCTTGATACTAAGGCCAATTTTTATCTTGATAGCCCTGCAGATGTCATTAATTTTTTGAAAATTCTAATGGATACCCATCTGTAA